In Haloarcula limicola, the genomic stretch ACAGCAGCGTCGCCGTCGCCGTCCCGCTCGCCGCCAGCGGGCGGACGAGCGCCGCGACGCCGACGATTCCCGTGAGGTTGTAGACGTTGCTCCCGATGACGTTCCCGACGGAGACGCCGAGGCTCCCGCGCCGAATCGCCACCAGCGAGACGGCGAACTCCGGGGTCGACGTCCCGGCCGCGACGATGGTCCCGCCGATGACCCACTCGGAGATGCCCGCGCCGCGCGCCAGCGCCGACGCCGCCAGAACCATGTAGTCCCCGCTCACGAGCACCAGCGCCAGTCCGCCGAGCAACAGTAGGCCGTCCCGACCGCGGAACGTCACGCGCTCGGTGACGGCGCTCGTCACCGGGTCCCCCGACTGCTCCGTCCCCGTCTCGACCGACTGTTCGGCCCGGAGCAGGTACGCGGTGTAGGCGACGAACGCCCCGACCAGGACGACGCCCTCTATCCGCGTCACCGCCCCGTCGAGCAGGACGCCGACGCCGAGGAGGGTGCTCGCGAGCAGCGCCAGTCCGTCCCGTCTGACCAGCGACTCGGTGACCGGGAGCACTCGGAGGAGGGAGACGACGCCGAGGATGAACGCGAGGTTGTAGATGTTCGACCCGAGGACGTTCGCGACGGCGATGTCGCCCAGTCCCTTGAACGCGGCGTCGACCGAGACGGCCAGTTCCGGCGTGGACGTCCCCATCGCCACGATGGTCAACCCGATCGTGAGGTCAGACAGGCCGAACCGGCGAGCGAGTCGGACGACGGCGTCCACGAGGAACCGCGCGCCGACCCACAGCCCGAGGACCGACAGAACGATGACGGCGAGTTGGACGAGGGGGCCACCGGCTACCATGTGTGGATGCTACCACCGATGGCGGGAAGATGAAAATTTTGCTCGCGAGGTCTACGGGGCGACCGCGCCCCGTCGGTCCGCTCACCCGAGTTCGTAGGTCACCTGCACCGCCGCGTCGACGGTGACCGGACCGGGCGAGATGACGGTGCTCCCGCCGGCGCTCCCGGCGTCGGCGGTCGCCATCTCGGCGCGGACGACGTACCGGCCGCTGTCGCTCGTCTGGATGGCGGCGACGCCGTCGACGGAGCGACCCTCGGCGGCGGCGACGGTCTCGGCGTCAGTTCGCGCCCGGTCCATCGCGGTCGTCAGAGCTTCCTGTCGCGCGTCCTGTCGGGTCTGTTCGCTCAGGCCGTAGGTGATGCCCTCGACGCGGTCGGCACCGGCATCGACGGCAGTGTCGACGAGCGATCCGACCGCGTCGACGTCGCTCGTCTCGGCCTCGACGGTGTGGACGGCGACGTAGCCGACCTGTTCGCGGCCCGTCTCGGTCCGCTCGTATTCGGGGTGGATGCTGAAGCGCGCGGAGGTGACGTTCGCGCCCGCGTCTTCGAGCGCCCGCTGGACGGCGTCGGCGTCGCCGCTCAGGTTGTTCCGGGCGGCGGCGGCCGTCTCGCCGCGGCCGACGGCGGCGACGGTGACGGTCGCCCGGTCGGGCGCGCGCTCGACCGTCGCGTCCGCGCTGACGCTGACAGTTGCGTTCTCCGCCGACGGGACAGGTCCGCCGCTTGCGAGGGCGAACCCGACGCCGCCGGCCAGGAGAACGGCCAGTACACCTGCGACTGCGAGTGGTCTGGAGACCATACGCTATCGACGCGCTCTACCGTATTTATGTAATCGTACGTTCAAAACCGCGTTTGAGCGTCACGACGCGCTCTCGACGACGACGTACCGGACCGACGCCTCGACGTCGCGGCCCGCCGCGGCGTCGGCGGCGGCGTCGATGTCGTCGGCGAGCCCGGGGGGGTCGGCTCCCGGCGGGATCCCCACGGTCACGGTGACGCGGCGCGGCTTCTGGAAGATGACCGTGTTGGTCTGTTGGACGTCGACGGAGATGAGCTCGGCGGACGACGGTATCTCCGCTTCGACCTGCTGTCGTATCTCCTGATCGACGGTGGCTCGCTGATAGGAGTCGAGCGTCACGCCGCCGAGGAACGCCGACAGGACGAGGATCGCGACGACGAGGACGCCGATCCGTTTGACCGTCGCCGTTCGCGCCTCGTCCTGCTGGAACCATCGCTCGGGTCGGTAACCCTGATACCAGAGGCCGATGAGGGCGGCGAGGTTGATCGAGAGGACGTTCACCAGCAGGAGGACGCCGGACCCGAGACTGACGAGCGGCGCGGCCCACGCGATACCGATGCCCACCGCGGCGGCGGGCGGGATGAGCGCCACGGCGATCATGACGCCGACCATGGCTGTCGACACCCCGGAGGTGAGACTGAGGATGCCAGCCGCGCCGGAGCCGAGCGCGACGGCGAGCGAGAGGAAGTCCGGGGAGACGCGCTCGCGCACCTGATCGATCGCGGTGATGTCGGATATCGGCGGGATCAAGTTGGCCGTCCGGACGAAGTACGCGAAGATAGCTGCGCTGACGATAGAGAGGAGGAGGCCGACGACCTGCAGTTTCACGCCGCGCCGGAACATCTCGCGGTCGTCGACGACGGTGCCGACGTTCGCCGACAGGGCCGGGCCGATGAGCGGCGCGATGACCATCGATCCGACGATGACGGCCGCCGAGTTCAACAGGAGCCCGGCGGTGGCGACGACCGCGCTGATGACGGTCATCGTCGCGTAGACGGGGAAGGAGGGCGCGAGTCCGTTGGCCTTGGCCATCAGCTCCTCGCGGGCGATGCGGTCCTCGCTCTCCTCCTCGGCGTACTTCTCCTGCAGTTCGTCGAACTGACGGGAGATGACGGTGTTCGCCTCGACGACGACGGTGTACGTGTCCTCGTCGAGCCCCACCTCTCGCAGCGCCGCGAGGATCGGTTCGAGCGCTTCCGTCGGGATCGGAAACGAGACCACGGCCGCGATGTCCCGGTTGCTCGTCTCGTCGGAGACGACGTAGTCGATGCCCTCTCCGTCGAGGACGTCGAGGGCGGCTTCGAGTTTGCCCGTCGGGACCGTGAGTTGTACCAACCGCACGGCTATCGGTGAGAGGGCGGCGGGTAAAAACCCGCGTGGTCGATGCCCGAGCACCGTCGGCCCCGCCGCCCGATGCGGCAGCGATTGCCGACGACGGCCCCGCTTGCACCTAACGGCGGCCTTTTTCCCTCTCACCCCGGAGAGACGCGTATGGAAGTCTCCCCGGTCGAGGGGTTGCCGGAGGTCCGCCCCGGCGACGACGTGGCCGAACTCGTCGCGGAGCGGACGGACCTCCGAGACGGCGACGTCCTCTGTGTCGCGAGCACGATCGTCTCGAAGGCGGCGGGTCGGCAGGCGGACCTCGCCGACTTCACGGCGAGCGAGCGAGCGGAGCGGATCGCCGAGCGAATCGGAGCCATAACCGGCGAGGAGAAGGACCCCCGGTTCGCGCAGGCGGTCATCGAGGAGAGCGAGGAACTCGTCACCGACGCGCCGTTCATCCTCGCGGTCACGCGCTTCGGCCATATCACGGTCAACGCGGGCATCGACCGCTCGAACGTGCCCGACGCCGATCTGCTCCTCCTACCGGAGGACCCGACCGAGGAAGCCGAAGCGATTCGCGCGGGCATCCGCGAGCGAACGGGGGCGGACGTGGCGGTCGTCGTCACGGACACCTCCGGTCGGCCGTTCCGCCACGGCCAGCGCGGGGTCGCGCTGGGCTGGGCGGGCATCCCCGCGGCCCGCGACTGGCGCGGCGAGCGCGACCGCGACGGTCGCGAACTCGGCGTGACGGTCCAGGCCGTCGTCGACGAACTCGCGGCCGCGGGCAACCTCGTCACCGGCGAGGGCGGCGGCGGCACGCCGGTCGCGCTGGTCCGCGGCTTCGACTTCGGCGACCACGGCGAGAGCGACGCCCTCTACCGCCCGCCGGAGAGCGACATCGTTCGAGACGCACTCAGAGAGTGGTCACATGAACGCGATTGAACTCACCCCGGAACACCCGGTCGCACAGCTCTCGGACCTCGCCGTCGAGGCCGAGAAACAGGACTTCGACGCCGTCTTCGTCAGCCATCACTACAACAACCGCGACCAGTTCATGGCCCTCGCGGAGATGGCGACACGGACCGAGGAGGTCCTACTCGGGCCGGGAATCGCCAATCCCTACGAGACCCACCCGGTGACGCTGGCCTCGCGGGCCGGTACCCTCTCCGAGATGAGCGACGGCCGCGCCGTCTTCGGCGTCGGTCCCGGCGATAGATCCACGATTCGAAATCTCGGCTTCGACCACGAGAACGCCCTGCGACGCGTCTTGGAGACGATGAAGGTCGCCGAGCGACTGTGGGACGGCGAGCGCGTCGATCACGACGGGACCTTCGAGGCGGTCGACGCGGGTCTCAACTACGAGGTCGGCGACGAGATCCCGACGTACGTCGGCGCACAGGGGCCACACATGACGCGGATGGCCGCGAAACACGCCGACGGCGCGCTCTACAACGGCGCGCACCCGAAGGACCTCGCGTGGGCGCGAGAACAGGCCGAGGAGATGGCCGACGAGCGCGTGCCCGACACCGACTTCGACCTCGCGGCCTACGCCAGCGTCTCGGTCGCCGAGGACGAAGACGCCGCCCGCGAGGCCGCCCGGCCGCCGGTGGCGTTCGTCGCGGCGGGGTCGCCGCCGCCGGTGTTGGACCGCCACGGCATCGACCGCGACGTCGCCGCGGACGTCGGCGACGCCATCTCGGCCGGCGAGTTCGAACGGGCCTTCGGGCTGGTCACGGAGCCGATGCTCTCGGCGTTCTGTATCACCGGTACGCCCGAGGACGTGGCCGAGCGGGTCGAGGCGCTGCGGGAACACGCCGACAGCGTCGTCTTCGCATCGCCGCTCGGTCCCGATATCGAGGACGCTATCTCTCTGCTCGGGGCGGCGACCGACCGCTCCCCGGACGCATGAACAGCGAGACGACCGCGCCCAGCGAGAGGTAACCGAAGACCGCCGAGGCGACGCCGACCAGTAGCGCGCCGACGACGATGAGAACTGCGGAGAGGGGGTCTGACATCGCGATCGTGACGAACTCGCCCGGTGCGTCGAGGATGCTCTGAACGAGCTGTGAGAGGAGCCCTTGCATGCCCGGGCGTTGGCGGTGCCCCCACTTTGCGTTTCCGTTCGCGGCGACGCTCCGAACAGCTATTTGGCGCTCCCGTCCGGAGTGACTGCCATGAGCGAAGACACCTCGCTGGACCAGTTCCTCGGCGATGGGGACGACGACGCAGAGGCGGGAGAGAGCGAAGCGGTGACGAACGCCGAGTCGGAGGCGCGCACAGACGGGGCCGACGGCACCGCCGAAGCCGAGAGCGGTGAGGAAGTGGCGGCGGCGACGACCACCTACGCGTGGTCGGGCGAGGGCGCGGCGTGCGGTGCGTGTGGCGAGACCGTCGAGCGCCGCTGGCAACAGGACGGATCGCTCGTCTGTTCTGACTGCAAGGAGTGGGACCGCTCCTGACCGGCCGTGTGGGAAAGGTCCCCATCCAGCAACGTTACGTGTACGCACGCCTAACACGTAGCTACATCGGAACTGCGCACGGTGCGGACGAGCGACGGGCGAACGGACTCACTCGTCGCGGGGTGGCACGCTCTCCGCCGCGCGGTCGGGTGTTCGCCGCGCAGCATCTCCACACATGACAGACACGGACACAACACGCGGCCAACAGTCGGACAGTGCGCTCCGCGACGCGAGTCGCGTCGCGACACAGGTAATCAAGAACGTCGAGGAGGTCATCGTCGGCCACCACGACGAGATCGAACACATCGTGACGGCGCTGCTCGGCCGGGGGCACATCTTATTGGAGGACGTCCCCGGCGTCGGCAAGACGATGCTGGCGCGGTCGGTCGCGGCCTCCTTCGACGGCGAGTTCAAGCGCGTGCAGTTCACGCCCGACCTGCTGCCGACGGACGTCACCGGCGTCAACGTCTACAATCAGAAGACACAGGAGTTCGAGTTCCGCCGCGGCCCCATCTTCGCCAACGTCGTGCTGGGCGACGAGATCAACCGCGCGCCGCCGAAGACCCAGTCCGCCCTCTTAGAAGCGATGGAGGAGGGACAGGTTTCGGTCGACGGGACGACCTACGCCGTCCCCCAACCGTTCACCGTCATCGCCACGCAGAACACGGTCGAGCAGAACAAGGCCTACGACCTGCCGATGGCCGAACTCGACCGGTTCATGACGAAGCTCCACCTCGGCTATCCCGACGAGGACGAGGAGACGGCGATGCTCGGCTCGGTCGTCGGCAACCACCCCATCGACGAGCTGTCGCCCGTGGCGACGCTCGCGGACCTCCAGGCCGCCCGCGACACCGTCGCCGACGTGACGGTCGAGGAGGCGATCCGGTCGTACGCGACCCGCCTCGCGCGCTACACCCGAGAGAACGCCCAGCTCGGCGTCAGCCCGCGCGGGAGCATCTCGCTGCTTCGGGCGGCACAGGCCCGCGCCGTCCTGAACGGGCGGACCTACGTCGTCCCCGACGACGTTCAACAGGAAGCGCCGGTCGTCCTCCCCCATCGGATCCGGACCGACAGCAGCGAGCAGACCGCCGAGGCGCTCGTCGCGACGGCGCTCGATACAGTCGACGTCGAATGAGACCGACACGTCGCGGCGTCGGCGTCCTCCTCGTCGCCGCCGCCGCCGTGGCCGTCGCCTCCCGATTCGGTCAGCAGGCGCTGGGTGCGGTCGCCGGCCCGCTGCTCGTGGGGTTCGTCGTGGCCGTCGGACAGGTGTACTTCGCGGGCACGCCGACCGTCGAGCGGTCCGCGCCGCGGCGTGGCTTCCCCGGCGAGCACCGAACCGTCGAGCTCACTGTCGAAGGGAGCGGCGTCGCCCGTCTCACCGACCGCCTCTCCGAGGGGCTCGGCGGCGATAGCACGGCTCGTCGCTCGCTCCCGGCGACCGTCAGATACGACGTGAGCTACGACCGGCGGGGCGAACACCGCCTTGGCCCGGTCGACGTGGCCCTGACCGACGCGCTGGGGCTCGTCGTCTCGAAGACGACGGTCGACGCGACCGGCGACGTGCTCGTCTACCCGTCAGTGTATCGGGTCGGCGGTCCGGACACCTTCGTCCAGACGCTCGTCCCCGAGACCGAGGACCGACAGGCCTTCGACCGCCTGCGCGAGTACGTCCCCGGCGACTCCCTGCGCGACGTCCACTGGAAGTCCAGCGCCAAGCGCGACGACCTGCTCGTCAAGGAGTTCGCCGACCAGCGCAGCGACCGCGGCCTGCTCGTCGTCGCGGAGGCCGACGACGGGCACGACGACGAGATGGCCGCCGCCGCCGCGACCGTCGCGATGGGCGCACTGGAGACCGGACTGGCCGTCGAACTGACCGTCCCCGGTGGGACCGTCGGGAGCGGCTACGGCGACACCCACCGGACGCGGCTGCTGGAACTGCTCGCTCGTACCCCGGCCGGCGAGACGGGCCGGGCCGACGACGCTGACGTGTTGGTGACCGCGGACGAGGGCGGCGTCACCGTCACCGTCGAGGGGCACCGACAGACCTTCGAGGACGTGACGACCAGTCGCGACAATCCCCTCGCCGGGGAGGTGGGGGCGTGAGCGGCGTCACCGGCCGACTCCGCGGGGCGCTCCCGTGGAGCGAGACGCGGGTGCTCGCGCTGCTCGCCGTCGCGCTCGCGCTCGGCGCGCCGCTGCGGACGATGTACCATCTCATCGACGTGGTCGGCGATCCGACGCTGTTCCTCGCCGTCAGCGCCGTCTCGCTGGTGGCGGCGGCCCTGTTGGCGCGCTTCCTGCCGCCGGTCGTGGCACTCGTCATCGGCGCGGTGCTGTTCGCGGCGGGACTGGCGTGGTACATCACGAACCTCACGACGGACCCCGCCATCGCCGACTTGCTCCGGGACACCGCGGCGCTGCTCTCCGGGCGGCGGCTGCTCCAGATCGCCAACGTCCGCCTGTGGGTCATCTCCTTCGCCCCCGCCCCGGTGTTCCTCACGACGTATTTCGCGCTCCGGCGCTGGTACGTCACCGCGGTGCTGGCCGCCGGCACGACGCTCACGTTCTTCGTCCTGACCACCGACGCCGGCGTCGTGACGACGCTGCTCGGCGTCGTCGGCGCGTTCGCCGCCATCGGCTTCGGCAACCTCGATACGCTCTCGCCGCCGGACGAGACGATTCCACCGGAGTCGGCGGCCACCGACTCGGCGTCCGACGGAGAGACAGCGACGACGACAGCCGACGACGCCGGTATCGACTCGGGCCGGCGGGCGGTCCTCGAACAGTTAGCCGCCATCATCGTCCTCCCGGCGATCCTCTCGCGCGCGCCCTCCGTCTCGGGGAGCGCCCTCTCCTTCACCGACGAGAGCGGCACGACCGTCGAGGGCAGCCTCATCGACGCCGACGAGTCGCTGACGGTGCAGGGCGATATCTCGCTGACGCCGACGGTCCGATTCACCGTCGAGAGCGAGGAGCCGCGCTACTGGCGCGTCGCCGCCTACGACCGCTATACCGGCGACGGCTGGGTCCGCACCGGGA encodes the following:
- a CDS encoding calcium/sodium antiporter, translated to MVAGGPLVQLAVIVLSVLGLWVGARFLVDAVVRLARRFGLSDLTIGLTIVAMGTSTPELAVSVDAAFKGLGDIAVANVLGSNIYNLAFILGVVSLLRVLPVTESLVRRDGLALLASTLLGVGVLLDGAVTRIEGVVLVGAFVAYTAYLLRAEQSVETGTEQSGDPVTSAVTERVTFRGRDGLLLLGGLALVLVSGDYMVLAASALARGAGISEWVIGGTIVAAGTSTPEFAVSLVAIRRGSLGVSVGNVIGSNVYNLTGIVGVAALVRPLAASGTATATLLWLVGVSVVMVAALWTGRVLSRLEGALFAASEMVRWALGLLGVLG
- a CDS encoding SIMPL domain-containing protein — translated: MVSRPLAVAGVLAVLLAGGVGFALASGGPVPSAENATVSVSADATVERAPDRATVTVAAVGRGETAAAARNNLSGDADAVQRALEDAGANVTSARFSIHPEYERTETGREQVGYVAVHTVEAETSDVDAVGSLVDTAVDAGADRVEGITYGLSEQTRQDARQEALTTAMDRARTDAETVAAAEGRSVDGVAAIQTSDSGRYVVRAEMATADAGSAGGSTVISPGPVTVDAAVQVTYELG
- a CDS encoding AAA family ATPase produces the protein MTDTDTTRGQQSDSALRDASRVATQVIKNVEEVIVGHHDEIEHIVTALLGRGHILLEDVPGVGKTMLARSVAASFDGEFKRVQFTPDLLPTDVTGVNVYNQKTQEFEFRRGPIFANVVLGDEINRAPPKTQSALLEAMEEGQVSVDGTTYAVPQPFTVIATQNTVEQNKAYDLPMAELDRFMTKLHLGYPDEDEETAMLGSVVGNHPIDELSPVATLADLQAARDTVADVTVEEAIRSYATRLARYTRENAQLGVSPRGSISLLRAAQARAVLNGRTYVVPDDVQQEAPVVLPHRIRTDSSEQTAEALVATALDTVDVE
- a CDS encoding coenzyme F420-0:L-glutamate ligase, whose protein sequence is MEVSPVEGLPEVRPGDDVAELVAERTDLRDGDVLCVASTIVSKAAGRQADLADFTASERAERIAERIGAITGEEKDPRFAQAVIEESEELVTDAPFILAVTRFGHITVNAGIDRSNVPDADLLLLPEDPTEEAEAIRAGIRERTGADVAVVVTDTSGRPFRHGQRGVALGWAGIPAARDWRGERDRDGRELGVTVQAVVDELAAAGNLVTGEGGGGTPVALVRGFDFGDHGESDALYRPPESDIVRDALREWSHERD
- a CDS encoding TIGR00341 family protein, which produces MRLVQLTVPTGKLEAALDVLDGEGIDYVVSDETSNRDIAAVVSFPIPTEALEPILAALREVGLDEDTYTVVVEANTVISRQFDELQEKYAEEESEDRIAREELMAKANGLAPSFPVYATMTVISAVVATAGLLLNSAAVIVGSMVIAPLIGPALSANVGTVVDDREMFRRGVKLQVVGLLLSIVSAAIFAYFVRTANLIPPISDITAIDQVRERVSPDFLSLAVALGSGAAGILSLTSGVSTAMVGVMIAVALIPPAAAVGIGIAWAAPLVSLGSGVLLLVNVLSINLAALIGLWYQGYRPERWFQQDEARTATVKRIGVLVVAILVLSAFLGGVTLDSYQRATVDQEIRQQVEAEIPSSAELISVDVQQTNTVIFQKPRRVTVTVGIPPGADPPGLADDIDAAADAAAGRDVEASVRYVVVESAS
- a CDS encoding DUF58 domain-containing protein encodes the protein MRPTRRGVGVLLVAAAAVAVASRFGQQALGAVAGPLLVGFVVAVGQVYFAGTPTVERSAPRRGFPGEHRTVELTVEGSGVARLTDRLSEGLGGDSTARRSLPATVRYDVSYDRRGEHRLGPVDVALTDALGLVVSKTTVDATGDVLVYPSVYRVGGPDTFVQTLVPETEDRQAFDRLREYVPGDSLRDVHWKSSAKRDDLLVKEFADQRSDRGLLVVAEADDGHDDEMAAAAATVAMGALETGLAVELTVPGGTVGSGYGDTHRTRLLELLARTPAGETGRADDADVLVTADEGGVTVTVEGHRQTFEDVTTSRDNPLAGEVGA
- a CDS encoding DUF7573 domain-containing protein codes for the protein MSEDTSLDQFLGDGDDDAEAGESEAVTNAESEARTDGADGTAEAESGEEVAAATTTYAWSGEGAACGACGETVERRWQQDGSLVCSDCKEWDRS
- a CDS encoding 5,10-methylenetetrahydromethanopterin reductase — protein: MNAIELTPEHPVAQLSDLAVEAEKQDFDAVFVSHHYNNRDQFMALAEMATRTEEVLLGPGIANPYETHPVTLASRAGTLSEMSDGRAVFGVGPGDRSTIRNLGFDHENALRRVLETMKVAERLWDGERVDHDGTFEAVDAGLNYEVGDEIPTYVGAQGPHMTRMAAKHADGALYNGAHPKDLAWAREQAEEMADERVPDTDFDLAAYASVSVAEDEDAAREAARPPVAFVAAGSPPPVLDRHGIDRDVAADVGDAISAGEFERAFGLVTEPMLSAFCITGTPEDVAERVEALREHADSVVFASPLGPDIEDAISLLGAATDRSPDA